The proteins below are encoded in one region of Methanoculleus taiwanensis:
- the spt4 gene encoding transcription elongation factor subunit Spt4, which produces MAVRKAKKQLRVCRECHRVVDGEACVICGTSNLSEDWAGYLVIIDPEHSEIAKKMKITMAGRYALKVR; this is translated from the coding sequence ATGGCGGTGCGTAAGGCCAAAAAGCAGCTGCGGGTCTGCAGGGAGTGTCACCGGGTCGTCGACGGCGAGGCCTGCGTGATCTGCGGAACGTCCAATTTAAGCGAAGACTGGGCTGGTTACCTGGTGATCATCGATCCCGAGCACTCGGAGATCGCAAAGAAGATGAAGATCACCATGGCCGGACGGTACGCCCTGAAGGTCCGCTGA
- a CDS encoding YcaO-related McrA-glycine thioamidation protein, producing MKCTIRQVQKRYFDGTHRFKSPEETYADIAPLMDQAGVTEVVDITHLDRLGIPVYSASRPNAAPGSVRVHAGKGKEPIHAEVSAMMEALERYCGEYRGDRMDYATYGEMGIHRAVDPEDLLIPRRIGQHEKIHWTPGWDILNDEEVYLPSNAVFHPYDTLGMTTPIFRSDTNGLASGNVLEEAILHGMLEVIERADLSIAEERRSLGRRLVIGHDCPAREVIDRFEENGIEMHLWLLAGKTGIPTVAAAADDTVTRDPAMLVMGSGTHTCPEIAALRAVTEVAQSRASYLQGGRSDPQRELFMQKVGYDRFKRINKMWFCEAESVDIADLHDYSTPYFDEDIRRTLQEVGEHADRVCVCDLSRTPVPVVRVVIPGFEVSHIDKDRRRQAPRNQ from the coding sequence ATGAAGTGCACCATCCGGCAGGTTCAGAAGCGCTACTTCGACGGTACGCACCGGTTCAAATCCCCCGAGGAGACATACGCCGATATCGCCCCGCTGATGGATCAGGCAGGGGTCACCGAGGTCGTCGATATCACCCACCTCGACCGGCTCGGCATCCCGGTCTACTCCGCCTCCCGGCCGAATGCCGCTCCGGGATCGGTCAGGGTGCATGCAGGGAAAGGGAAGGAGCCTATCCACGCGGAGGTCTCCGCCATGATGGAGGCGCTCGAACGCTACTGTGGCGAGTACCGCGGCGACCGCATGGATTACGCGACCTACGGGGAGATGGGCATTCACCGGGCGGTCGACCCCGAAGACCTCCTCATCCCGCGCCGGATCGGGCAGCATGAGAAGATCCACTGGACTCCCGGGTGGGACATCCTGAACGACGAAGAGGTCTACCTCCCGAGCAACGCCGTCTTCCACCCCTACGACACCCTCGGCATGACGACGCCGATCTTCCGGAGCGATACGAACGGGCTTGCCTCCGGGAACGTCCTCGAAGAGGCGATCCTCCACGGCATGCTCGAGGTGATCGAACGGGCTGACTTAAGCATCGCCGAAGAGCGCCGCTCGCTCGGTCGGCGCCTCGTCATCGGGCACGACTGCCCGGCGCGGGAGGTTATCGACCGGTTCGAGGAGAACGGCATCGAGATGCACCTCTGGCTGCTTGCGGGGAAGACAGGGATCCCGACGGTTGCCGCGGCGGCGGACGATACCGTCACCCGCGACCCCGCCATGCTCGTCATGGGCTCGGGGACGCACACCTGCCCCGAGATCGCCGCGCTCCGTGCGGTCACCGAGGTGGCGCAGAGCCGGGCGAGCTACCTGCAGGGCGGCCGTTCGGATCCGCAGCGCGAACTCTTCATGCAGAAGGTCGGCTACGACCGGTTCAAGCGGATCAACAAAATGTGGTTCTGCGAGGCAGAATCCGTCGATATCGCGGATCTGCACGATTACAGCACCCCGTACTTCGACGAAGATATCAGGCGGACCCTGCAGGAAGTCGGCGAGCACGCGGACCGCGTCTGCGTCTGCGATCTCTCCCGGACACCGGTGCCGGTCGTCAGGGTCGTCATCCCCGGGTTCGAGGTCTCGCATATCGATAAGGATCGGCGCCGGCAAGCTCCCCGAAATCAATAA
- a CDS encoding glycosyltransferase, which yields MKILLVSTQDYIHHPIPSRHHNIFEELAIRHEVHVPHFHVSRGPERETRLVVHEATKYPVESPLFHYTLNAPHHYRVLRDIIRENDIDVVVGAHVLAGTAMIHAAKKYDVPVIFDLKDWFPDSAAAYYKNPALQWALRSGVLAITRYNLDRSDLITTVSPGLVEKLRRYGYTAELITNGVNTDLFRPMDGRAMRSSLDIPEDAFVLGFAGAIERWYALDEVIRSFRRVLAARPDAYLLIVGGSLFTNYSEELKELARELGIADRVVFTGAVAYRDMAAYIAPMDLCTVPLSPPQWIDIALPNKYFEYSACGKPILSTPIPDMIRMGGEHLFIYRTPDEFASKVLEIAERPVCYDALVSEHSWRNKAAAFEEIFERITGSA from the coding sequence ATGAAGATCCTTCTCGTCTCGACCCAGGACTACATCCACCACCCGATCCCCTCCCGGCATCACAATATCTTCGAGGAGCTCGCTATCCGCCACGAGGTGCACGTTCCGCACTTCCACGTCAGCCGCGGCCCTGAACGGGAGACGAGGCTGGTCGTCCACGAGGCGACGAAGTACCCGGTCGAAAGCCCGCTCTTCCACTATACCTTAAACGCTCCCCACCACTACCGGGTGCTCCGCGATATCATCCGGGAGAACGATATCGACGTGGTGGTCGGTGCTCACGTCCTCGCCGGGACGGCGATGATCCACGCCGCGAAGAAGTACGATGTCCCGGTCATCTTCGATCTCAAGGACTGGTTCCCCGACTCCGCGGCGGCCTACTACAAGAACCCCGCGTTGCAGTGGGCGCTCCGGAGCGGCGTGCTCGCGATCACCCGCTACAACCTCGACCGGAGCGATCTCATCACGACGGTCTCCCCCGGGCTCGTTGAGAAACTCCGGCGCTACGGGTATACGGCCGAGCTGATCACGAACGGTGTCAACACCGACCTCTTCCGCCCCATGGACGGCCGGGCGATGCGTTCCTCCCTCGATATCCCCGAAGATGCCTTCGTCCTCGGGTTTGCCGGTGCAATCGAGCGGTGGTATGCTCTCGACGAGGTTATCCGGTCATTCCGGCGGGTTCTCGCCGCCCGGCCGGACGCATACCTCCTGATCGTCGGCGGGTCGCTCTTCACGAACTACTCGGAAGAACTCAAGGAACTCGCACGGGAGCTCGGTATCGCGGACCGGGTCGTCTTCACCGGGGCGGTCGCGTACCGGGATATGGCTGCCTACATCGCACCGATGGATCTCTGCACCGTCCCGCTCTCACCGCCGCAGTGGATCGATATCGCTCTCCCGAACAAGTACTTCGAGTACTCGGCCTGCGGTAAACCCATTCTTTCAACACCGATCCCCGACATGATCCGGATGGGCGGTGAGCATCTCTTCATCTACCGGACGCCGGACGAATTCGCTTCGAAAGTCCTCGAGATTGCAGAAAGGCCTGTCTGCTACGATGCCCTTGTCAGCGAACACAGCTGGCGGAACAAAGCTGCAGCATTTGAGGAGATATTCGAGAGAATTACGGGTTCCGCCTGA
- a CDS encoding 30S ribosomal protein S24e, with product MEFEFTRDARNELLNRRELAFTLTYEGATPSRKIILEKIAALQNKNENLVVIDSLKTRFGKMEATGVARIYDSEESKLQTEREYLLKRGAAAGESEA from the coding sequence ATGGAGTTTGAATTCACACGTGATGCGAGGAACGAACTGTTAAACCGGCGGGAGCTTGCGTTTACCCTTACCTACGAAGGCGCAACCCCGTCCCGGAAGATTATCCTCGAGAAGATTGCCGCGCTCCAGAACAAGAACGAGAACCTGGTCGTGATCGATTCGTTAAAGACCCGTTTCGGGAAGATGGAAGCGACCGGCGTTGCCCGGATCTACGACTCCGAAGAGAGCAAGCTGCAGACCGAACGCGAGTACCTGCTCAAGCGGGGAGCCGCCGCCGGCGAGAGTGAGGCCTGA
- a CDS encoding DNA-directed RNA polymerase: MYFKMTLEDKVRVPPSRLGEDLEKVILNVLQEQLEGSITKEIGIYIAVTKILNVGQGELIPGDGAVYYDVRFEALVLRLALQEVIEGQVVETTSFGAFVSLGPIDAMLHVSQISDDYISYDEKNARLICQESKRYIAVGDGVRARIVALSLNEREPRESKIGLTMRQSGLGTEKWLEEELEREKERSGAHGGA, encoded by the coding sequence ATGTATTTCAAAATGACGCTGGAGGATAAGGTTCGGGTTCCCCCGAGCCGCCTCGGTGAGGATCTTGAGAAAGTTATCCTGAATGTGCTGCAGGAGCAGCTCGAAGGAAGCATTACAAAAGAGATCGGCATCTACATTGCCGTCACGAAGATACTGAACGTCGGCCAGGGAGAACTGATCCCCGGGGACGGGGCGGTATACTACGACGTCCGGTTCGAAGCGCTGGTGCTCCGCCTCGCCCTGCAGGAGGTCATCGAGGGGCAGGTCGTCGAGACGACCAGTTTCGGTGCGTTCGTGAGCCTCGGGCCTATCGACGCGATGCTGCACGTGAGCCAGATCTCCGACGACTACATCAGTTACGACGAGAAGAACGCCCGCCTGATCTGCCAGGAGTCGAAACGCTACATCGCGGTCGGCGACGGTGTCCGGGCACGTATCGTGGCACTTTCGCTGAACGAGCGGGAGCCCCGGGAGAGCAAGATCGGCCTCACCATGCGGCAGTCCGGGCTTGGCACCGAGAAGTGGCTGGAAGAGGAGCTCGAGCGGGAGAAGGAGCGGAGTGGTGCCCATGGCGGTGCGTAA
- a CDS encoding type II toxin-antitoxin system VapC family toxin, with protein MKVLLDANALMMPGQFGIDIYDELRMLVGDYDAVTLEDVVAELSGLARGRGKDAAAARIGLAMAGRSTIVPSMSDRRYVDERMVEYAEREGCIVVTNDRNLRKTLLRLGIAVVTMRKQKTLELIRG; from the coding sequence GTGAAAGTACTGCTGGACGCCAACGCCCTGATGATGCCGGGACAGTTTGGCATCGACATCTATGACGAGCTCCGCATGCTTGTCGGAGATTATGACGCGGTTACGCTCGAAGATGTGGTCGCCGAGCTCTCGGGCCTCGCCCGGGGCCGCGGGAAAGACGCTGCCGCCGCACGTATCGGCCTTGCCATGGCAGGCCGTTCGACGATCGTCCCGAGCATGAGCGACCGCCGGTACGTCGACGAACGGATGGTCGAGTATGCCGAGCGGGAAGGTTGCATCGTTGTCACCAACGACAGAAATCTCAGAAAGACCCTGCTCCGCCTGGGTATCGCCGTCGTTACGATGAGAAAACAGAAGACGCTGGAATTGATCCGGGGATAG
- a CDS encoding DUF2098 domain-containing protein: MKVDEVAVGIPVRYPRTGTSGTVLALAEIDGRQYAELDSTHLFYLVDELVVIGQAGPVERRHEEERNIDTFVEQEKEFAERLKEAWVTTDQSCEGGG, from the coding sequence ATGAAGGTTGACGAGGTTGCAGTCGGTATTCCGGTGCGGTATCCCCGGACGGGGACGTCGGGTACCGTCCTCGCGCTCGCGGAGATAGACGGCAGACAGTACGCCGAGCTCGACAGCACCCATCTCTTCTACCTGGTGGACGAGCTCGTTGTCATCGGGCAGGCGGGTCCCGTCGAGCGGAGACACGAAGAAGAGCGGAATATCGATACGTTCGTCGAGCAGGAAAAAGAGTTTGCGGAGAGGCTCAAAGAGGCCTGGGTGACCACCGACCAGAGCTGCGAAGGAGGCGGTTAA
- a CDS encoding histone deacetylase family protein, with protein MRCSVVYGDVFARHDMEHHTESGARLRTVLSGVPDGLKWRDPVRASVADLERVHRPQHVRWIREFTSGTYYLDANTYVTGQSFDVASYAAGSASLAVDRSLDGEHCFALVRPPGHHAEADRAMGFCIFNNAAVAAARALESVDRVAILDWDLHHGNGTQAIFYGSDRVLYCSVHEADSFPKTGWVDEVGAGRGRGYTLNAPLLPGSTIADYLAVFRDVFIPAINRFRPDVLIVSAGQDPLFDDEHGRMLLVPSDFQVLTGLLIDEIDMPLSLVLEGGYGPSHGEAIRNIFGALQGRRTDLAGAETEPVRHATDEIVSILKKVQFY; from the coding sequence ATGAGGTGCTCGGTAGTTTACGGTGATGTGTTTGCCCGCCACGACATGGAGCACCACACCGAGTCCGGCGCCCGTCTCCGGACGGTGCTCTCCGGCGTCCCGGACGGGTTGAAGTGGCGCGACCCGGTCAGGGCGTCGGTTGCCGACCTCGAGCGGGTTCACCGCCCCCAGCACGTCCGGTGGATCCGTGAGTTTACGAGCGGAACCTACTACCTCGACGCGAACACCTACGTCACCGGCCAGTCCTTCGACGTGGCTTCCTACGCCGCCGGTTCGGCCTCGCTCGCGGTAGACCGGTCGCTCGATGGAGAACACTGTTTTGCCCTGGTGCGCCCGCCCGGCCACCACGCCGAGGCCGATCGGGCGATGGGGTTCTGCATCTTCAACAACGCCGCGGTGGCGGCGGCACGGGCGCTTGAATCCGTCGACCGCGTCGCGATCCTCGACTGGGACCTGCACCACGGGAACGGCACCCAGGCAATCTTTTACGGCAGCGACCGGGTGCTGTACTGCTCCGTCCACGAGGCGGACAGTTTTCCGAAGACCGGATGGGTGGACGAGGTCGGCGCCGGCCGGGGGCGGGGGTATACGCTCAACGCCCCGCTCCTGCCGGGTTCGACCATCGCCGACTACCTGGCCGTCTTCCGGGACGTCTTCATTCCCGCGATCAACCGCTTCAGACCCGACGTTCTGATCGTCTCGGCAGGCCAGGATCCCCTCTTCGACGACGAGCACGGCCGGATGCTGCTCGTTCCTTCGGACTTTCAGGTACTGACCGGCCTTTTGATCGACGAAATTGATATGCCCCTCTCCCTCGTCCTCGAAGGGGGATACGGGCCCAGCCATGGCGAAGCGATCCGGAACATCTTCGGTGCCCTGCAGGGGAGGCGTACCGACCTTGCGGGGGCGGAGACGGAGCCCGTCCGGCATGCGACGGATGAGATCGTCTCCATCCTGAAAAAAGTGCAGTTTTATTGA
- a CDS encoding oligosaccharyl transferase, archaeosortase A system-associated, with translation MARAELTKYRTYIIIALLIIFSVFALWIRVIAADQMITAAGVDLLGNDPWYNLRQVEQTIANYPGYAWFDAMTHFPHGETVYWGPLFIYIISTLSILAGASARPDIMVVASWVPPLMAAAMVPVMYGLGAKMADWKTGLLSAGLIAVVSGQYVYRSLFGFVDHHIAEVLFATLFVLAYIVALGAVRSPEFDIRKFETLKKPALLAAFAGIAYLLGLYTMPTMVLFALIVGLFTLVQFIWDYYRGRTGEYLAFLNLVVFGVAILGMFVFGMPHPGFSLSQYSMMHVIAYLLVIVGTFLLYGLAAYLQGKQKFLYPLSIVGIAVVGLLAVFAAAPDFFNIIMGSIGAFFGSQAITTTVQEARAWSFDDAWRTFHWGLLLMVGGFAALLYRNRREEHPAQVFVLIWSVIILYSTIAHIRYEYYLAANIALLSAIFIGFVVDAGWPEIRRLVGARTEPSPPAPDGGNTPAEPSKKGQKGAKPQKPKAAAKHQPDYLKVGAVAVVVAVGLLFAASSTMSDIALSSSAHYGSMNSQWQESLAWFGENTPETGVDYYAIDTNSYTYPEEAYGVISWWDYGHWITFISKRIPTANPFQRGVAGQYGAAAYFTATSEETANEISDLLGVRYVITDIEMDTGKFWAMATWANATAGVTPFQPQFLMPSAPGSTSYTAVAPFNQNYYETMVSRLHNFDGSMAEPSSVFYVEYRDAGLAGTSLPVITSSQMMDASAASAAVEAFNKNAPAGSHATVVSTTINAPTGRVSALQHYRLVHESPLGLSGYPAGIKYVKIFEYVPGATIAGEGTIEVPIVTNTGRTFTYRQESVNGTFVVPYATTGGQGEVKATGPYRIAGTTLTFDVTEDAILQGSSIN, from the coding sequence ATGGCTCGAGCAGAACTGACTAAGTACCGGACGTATATCATTATCGCATTACTCATCATCTTCTCCGTGTTCGCGCTCTGGATACGGGTTATCGCCGCGGATCAGATGATCACCGCCGCCGGGGTCGATCTCCTCGGAAACGATCCCTGGTACAATCTCCGGCAGGTCGAGCAGACGATCGCGAACTACCCCGGCTATGCCTGGTTCGACGCGATGACCCACTTCCCGCACGGGGAGACGGTCTACTGGGGTCCGCTCTTCATCTACATCATCTCGACGCTCTCGATCCTCGCAGGTGCTAGCGCCCGCCCCGATATCATGGTCGTGGCCTCCTGGGTCCCGCCGCTGATGGCCGCGGCCATGGTGCCGGTCATGTACGGCCTCGGCGCGAAGATGGCGGACTGGAAGACCGGTCTCCTCTCGGCAGGCCTGATCGCCGTCGTGTCAGGGCAGTACGTCTACCGGTCGCTCTTCGGGTTCGTCGACCACCACATCGCGGAGGTGCTCTTCGCGACGCTCTTCGTCCTGGCGTATATCGTCGCGCTTGGTGCCGTCCGAAGCCCGGAGTTCGATATCCGGAAGTTCGAGACGCTCAAAAAGCCCGCTCTCCTTGCGGCTTTCGCCGGGATCGCCTACCTTCTCGGCCTCTACACGATGCCGACGATGGTGCTCTTCGCCCTGATCGTGGGGCTCTTTACGCTCGTGCAGTTCATCTGGGACTACTACCGCGGCAGGACGGGCGAGTACCTGGCGTTTCTGAACCTGGTGGTCTTCGGCGTCGCTATCCTCGGGATGTTCGTTTTCGGGATGCCGCATCCGGGTTTCAGCCTCTCCCAGTACTCGATGATGCACGTCATCGCCTACCTCCTCGTGATCGTCGGCACGTTCCTCCTGTACGGCCTTGCCGCGTACCTGCAGGGAAAGCAGAAGTTCCTCTACCCCCTCTCCATCGTTGGGATCGCCGTTGTCGGGCTGCTCGCCGTCTTTGCCGCCGCTCCTGACTTCTTTAATATCATCATGGGCAGCATCGGTGCATTCTTCGGTTCGCAGGCGATCACGACGACCGTCCAGGAAGCCCGGGCATGGAGTTTCGACGATGCCTGGCGGACGTTCCACTGGGGCCTCCTGCTGATGGTCGGCGGATTTGCGGCGCTCCTCTACCGGAACCGGCGCGAAGAGCATCCCGCACAGGTCTTCGTCCTCATCTGGTCGGTGATCATCCTCTACTCGACGATCGCCCACATCAGATACGAGTACTACCTCGCCGCAAACATCGCGCTCCTCTCGGCGATCTTCATCGGCTTTGTCGTGGATGCCGGGTGGCCGGAGATCCGCCGTCTCGTCGGTGCCCGAACGGAGCCGTCTCCCCCGGCACCGGACGGTGGGAATACCCCTGCCGAGCCCTCGAAGAAGGGGCAGAAGGGAGCAAAACCGCAGAAACCGAAAGCCGCCGCAAAGCACCAGCCCGACTACCTGAAGGTCGGAGCGGTGGCGGTGGTCGTCGCCGTCGGTCTCCTCTTCGCCGCCTCCTCCACGATGAGCGATATCGCCCTCTCCTCGAGCGCCCACTACGGCAGCATGAACTCGCAGTGGCAGGAGTCGCTCGCCTGGTTCGGGGAGAACACTCCCGAGACCGGCGTCGACTACTACGCGATCGACACGAACTCCTACACCTACCCGGAGGAGGCCTACGGCGTGATCTCCTGGTGGGACTACGGCCACTGGATAACCTTCATCTCGAAACGGATCCCAACCGCCAATCCGTTCCAGCGGGGCGTCGCCGGGCAGTACGGAGCGGCGGCTTACTTCACCGCGACCTCCGAAGAGACCGCGAACGAGATCTCCGATCTGCTCGGTGTCCGCTACGTCATCACCGATATCGAGATGGATACCGGGAAGTTCTGGGCGATGGCCACCTGGGCGAACGCCACGGCGGGCGTAACACCCTTCCAACCGCAGTTCCTGATGCCGTCGGCGCCGGGGTCGACCTCCTACACCGCCGTCGCACCCTTCAACCAGAACTACTACGAGACGATGGTTTCACGGCTGCACAACTTCGACGGTTCGATGGCCGAACCCTCGTCGGTCTTCTATGTCGAGTACCGCGACGCGGGCCTTGCCGGAACCTCTCTTCCCGTGATCACGAGTTCGCAGATGATGGATGCGTCTGCAGCCAGCGCGGCCGTCGAGGCGTTCAATAAGAACGCACCGGCAGGGTCGCACGCGACGGTCGTCAGCACCACTATTAATGCCCCGACCGGACGGGTGAGTGCCCTGCAGCACTATCGGCTCGTCCACGAGTCCCCGCTCGGCCTCTCCGGCTATCCGGCCGGCATCAAGTACGTCAAGATCTTCGAGTACGTCCCGGGTGCGACGATCGCGGGCGAGGGCACGATCGAGGTTCCGATCGTCACCAACACCGGCAGAACCTTCACCTACCGGCAGGAGAGCGTCAACGGTACGTTTGTCGTTCCGTATGCCACGACCGGCGGGCAGGGCGAGGTGAAGGCGACCGGACCGTACCGGATCGCCGGGACAACGCTCACGTTCGACGTCACCGAAGATGCTATCCTGCAGGGGAGCTCTATCAACTGA
- a CDS encoding translation initiation factor IF-2 subunit gamma, with the protein MRDVHIPGVNIGLVGHVDHGKTTLVSSLTGVWTDRHSEEIKRGISIRLGYADATFYRCEGCEGFDAYVSTPECPKCGSKVEAFRTVSFVDAPGHETLMATMLSGSALMDGAMLVIAANEACPQPQTKEHLMALELIGIQNIVIVQNKIDVVSQTEAVAHYQQIKEFVRGTIAENAPIIPVSAQKGINIGALIQALDETIPEPERNPDDEPIMLIARSFDINKPGCSWRDVKGGVIGGSLTRGILKEGDDIEIRPGRQLQVENRTKWEPITTKVTSINAGSIKVTEATPGGLLGLATKLDPSLTKSDTLAGQVAGHVDKLPPVWERMKFEVTLMDRVVGSDSEQLIEPLKHKEPLMLSVGTAVTVGVVVNTKKDTIEVLLKRPVCAEIGARIAISRQVGGRWRLIGMGVLTE; encoded by the coding sequence TTGCGTGATGTACACATTCCGGGTGTCAATATTGGGCTTGTAGGTCATGTCGATCACGGCAAGACCACGCTTGTCAGTTCATTGACGGGAGTCTGGACGGACAGGCATAGTGAAGAGATCAAGCGAGGTATCTCCATCCGACTCGGGTATGCCGACGCCACATTTTACCGGTGCGAGGGGTGCGAGGGCTTTGATGCCTATGTGAGCACCCCGGAGTGCCCGAAGTGCGGGTCGAAGGTAGAGGCGTTCCGGACAGTCTCTTTCGTGGATGCACCCGGCCACGAGACGCTGATGGCGACGATGCTCTCCGGTTCGGCACTCATGGACGGAGCGATGCTCGTTATCGCCGCTAACGAGGCCTGTCCCCAGCCCCAGACGAAAGAGCACCTGATGGCGCTTGAACTGATCGGGATACAGAATATCGTCATCGTCCAGAATAAGATCGATGTCGTCTCCCAGACCGAGGCGGTGGCGCACTACCAGCAGATAAAAGAGTTCGTGAGGGGCACCATCGCGGAGAACGCTCCGATCATCCCGGTCTCGGCACAGAAGGGGATCAATATCGGCGCCCTGATCCAGGCTCTCGACGAGACGATCCCCGAACCCGAGCGGAACCCCGATGACGAACCGATCATGCTCATCGCACGGTCGTTCGATATCAACAAACCCGGCTGCAGCTGGCGGGATGTGAAGGGCGGCGTTATCGGCGGGTCGCTGACCCGGGGTATTCTCAAAGAGGGCGACGATATCGAGATCCGGCCCGGCCGGCAGCTCCAGGTCGAGAACCGGACGAAGTGGGAACCGATAACGACGAAGGTCACCTCCATCAACGCCGGTTCTATCAAGGTCACCGAGGCGACGCCGGGCGGGTTGCTTGGTCTCGCGACGAAACTCGATCCGTCTCTCACGAAGAGCGACACGCTTGCGGGACAGGTGGCCGGGCACGTCGATAAACTGCCTCCCGTCTGGGAGAGGATGAAGTTCGAGGTGACGCTGATGGACCGCGTCGTCGGTTCCGACAGCGAGCAGCTCATCGAACCGCTGAAGCATAAAGAACCGCTCATGCTCTCCGTCGGCACGGCGGTGACCGTCGGTGTCGTGGTGAACACGAAGAAAGACACGATCGAGGTTCTGCTCAAGCGGCCGGTCTGTGCGGAGATCGGTGCACGCATTGCCATCAGCCGGCAGGTAGGGGGACGATGGCGGTTGATCGGCATGGGAGTCCTGACCGAGTGA
- a CDS encoding 30S ribosomal protein S27ae, with protein MAKRSACYTVEGDRAVLQKRHCPRCGPGVLMAAHPDRSACGKCGYTEFNK; from the coding sequence ATGGCGAAGCGTTCAGCGTGCTACACGGTCGAGGGCGACCGCGCAGTCCTGCAGAAGCGGCACTGCCCCCGGTGCGGCCCCGGCGTTCTGATGGCGGCGCACCCTGACCGCAGCGCCTGCGGCAAGTGCGGCTATACCGAATTTAACAAGTAG
- a CDS encoding GTP-dependent dephospho-CoA kinase family protein, whose amino-acid sequence MYRLPDEHRDCFKKPFGVLYPDIAGLLPALEGRKIYVVGDVVTQNLVKLGITPDVAVIDGFTMRTPVTRSPLLRSRRVGAWNPAGMITGELITAIEEAVADPPRLIVVDGEEDLGVIPMVIAAPIGSAVLYGQPGEGVVLRIVDAKAKEEAASLLRLFVTG is encoded by the coding sequence ATGTACAGGCTTCCGGACGAGCATCGGGATTGTTTCAAAAAGCCCTTCGGTGTCCTCTATCCCGACATCGCAGGCCTTCTCCCCGCGCTTGAAGGCCGGAAGATCTACGTCGTCGGGGATGTCGTCACGCAGAACCTCGTGAAACTGGGCATCACCCCCGACGTTGCCGTTATCGACGGGTTTACGATGCGGACACCCGTCACCCGGTCGCCTCTCCTCCGGAGCCGGAGGGTGGGCGCCTGGAACCCTGCAGGGATGATAACCGGCGAGCTCATTACGGCGATCGAGGAAGCGGTCGCCGATCCGCCACGGCTCATTGTCGTCGACGGCGAGGAAGACCTCGGGGTGATCCCGATGGTGATCGCGGCTCCGATCGGTTCGGCCGTTCTCTACGGCCAGCCCGGAGAGGGCGTCGTCCTGCGCATCGTCGATGCGAAGGCGAAAGAAGAGGCGGCATCCCTGCTCCGCCTCTTCGTCACCGGATGA
- the nikR gene encoding nickel-responsive transcriptional regulator NikR, which translates to MTGDAELSRIGISLPKNLLDKFDEILTLRGYSSRSEGIRDSIRSYITHYQWISDVKGERQGVITMVYDHDQRGLLQTLTEIQHDYAGIIQASLHSHVTHNKCLEVILIRGDGTELKNIAEKLMSQKGVESVKLTTIPIAD; encoded by the coding sequence ATGACAGGTGATGCAGAACTATCACGAATCGGGATCTCGCTTCCGAAGAACCTGCTTGACAAATTCGATGAAATTCTGACCCTTCGGGGATATTCGTCCCGTTCGGAGGGGATACGGGATTCAATTCGGAGTTATATCACGCACTACCAGTGGATCTCCGATGTCAAGGGCGAACGCCAGGGCGTCATCACCATGGTCTACGACCACGACCAGCGGGGACTCCTGCAGACGCTCACCGAGATCCAGCACGACTACGCGGGGATCATCCAGGCTTCGCTCCACTCGCACGTGACGCATAACAAATGCCTGGAAGTCATCCTGATCCGGGGCGACGGAACGGAACTCAAAAATATCGCCGAGAAACTGATGTCGCAGAAAGGAGTGGAATCGGTCAAGCTGACGACGATTCCGATCGCCGATTAA